From the Pseudomonas lalucatii genome, the window AAAACCCCCTTGCTCTGCTTATCCTCGACGGTTGGGGCCATAGCGACGATCCCGCGGGAAATGCCATTCACAGGGCGCACACTCCGGTGTGGGATCAACTGCTGGCGACCTGCCCGCACAGCCGCATCGCCACCTCGGGCCTGGCGGTCGGGCTACCCGACGGTCAGATGGGAAACTCGGAAGTCGGACACATGAACCTGGGGGCGGGTCGCATCGTCTACCAGAGCCTCACCCGTGTCGACAAAGCCATCGAGGACGGCAGCTTTTACTCGAACCCCGCCTTGGTTGGCGCGGTCGATCGAGCCGTCAGCCGGAACAAGGCGGTCCATATCCTCGGACTGCTTTCACCAGGCGGCGTCCACAGTCACCAGGCTCAGATCGAAGCGGCTTGCGCATTGGCGGCCCGACGCGGTGCCGCGCGCATTTTTGTCCACGCCTTTCTCGACGGCCGCGACACGCCTCCACGGAGTGCCCTTGCCTCGCTGACCGCGCTGAATCGCCAGCTGGAAGCGCTTGGCGTCGGCCGCATCGCTTCCTTGATAGGCCGCTACTACGCGATGGATCGGGACCAACGCTGGGACCGCATCGAGCAGGCCTACCGGCTGATCACCGAACAGCTGGCCGCCCACCGCTACCCCACCGCTGAGCATGGGCTGGAAGCGGCCTACGCCAGAGGCGAGAGCGATGAATTCGTCCAGGCGACGCTGATTGCCGAAGACGGATCGCCTGGCTCGAAAGTCGAGGCAGGCGATGCGCTGATCTTCATGAACTTTCGCCCCGACCGCTCGCGCCAGCTCAGCCGGTGCTTCTGCGACGCCGCCTTCGACGCATTCGAGCGGCCGTTGGTCCTGCCCCCACAAGACTTCGTCACCCTGACCCGGTACGCCGAAGACTTGGATGCTGCTTGCGCATTCCCCCCGGAGAGTTTGAACAACTGCCTCGGGGACTGGTTGGCGCTGCACGAAAAGACGCAACTACGCCTGGCCGAGACCGAGAAGTATGCCCACGTGACCTTCTTCTTTAACGGCGGAGTCGAACAGCCGGCCAAAGGAGAAGCGCGTATCCTGGTGCCCTCGCCAAGCGTAGCCACCTATGACCTCAAGCCGGAAATGAGTGCTCCAGAGGTAACCGATCACCTGGTCAGTGCAATTGAACAGGGCGAGTACGACCTCATCGTCTGCAACTTCGCCAACGCTGACATGGTCGGCCATACCGGCGACTTCGATGCCGCCGTCAAGGCGGTGGAGACCCTGGACCAATGCCTGGGGCGCGTGCTCGATGCACTGAGTGCCCGCGGCGGCGAATGCCTGATTACCGCCGACCACGGCAACGTCGAGCAGATGGCCGACCCGAACAGCGGGCAGGCACATACCGCCCATACCACTCTGCCAGTTCCGCTTGTTTACGTCGGCCCTCAACAGGGTCGGCTTGCATTAGCCAATGGGGCGCTCTGCGACATAGCCCCGACACTGTTGGAGCTAATGGGCATGGCTGCGCCTTCGGAGATGAGTGGAAAGAGCCTGCTGATCAGGGAATCTCCGAACAAGTAGGCCGCTCGCCGCTCACGGCCGTCTACATCCCCTTCGAAAGCTCGGGCGCAGAGCAGTCCACCTTCGGTTGTGAGCTACCGATTCAGCTAGATCGCGTTTCAGTTCTCGCGACGGCCGAATTGAACTAGTGCTCAAAAATGAAGGTAGCCGCCTAGTGTCTGAAATTGTGCGGCACGGTTTGGGCACAGAAATGGCACAAGGAAAAAACAAAGGGCTTAGGTTTTCACCTAAGCCCTTTGTTTTATATGGCGCATCCGGCGGGATTCGAACCCACGACCCCTGCCTTCGGAGGGCAGTACTCTATCCAGCTGAGCTACGGATGCAATGCGGGCGCAATCATACGCATCTCGCCGGCGGGCGTCCATGCTGGCGCGTCGTCCACGATTCTGCACGGAGCGCGGCGCGGCGCTGGCTCTCATGGGCGGTGAAAGCTGGCTCTATGCTGCGTTAATTTTTTCGAACAGCCTATTGCCCTTTACCCCTGGCGCCCCTAGGATTCGTTTGAGATTTCAAACGCTCAGGGCGAAACTGTGCGGAACTCTGTGCGTCGTCAGCCGTTCGAACCCTGCATGGGCCAACGGCGCCGCAGTCCGCGCCGCTACGACATAAACTTTTCGCTGGGCGCAGGCCCGTGACGCCAGTAACAACCGTCCGACGCCCGGGTGTCGGGATTTGAAGGAGACTGCCATGCAACTTAAAGACACCCAGCTGTTCCGCCAGCAGGCCTATATCGACGGCCAGTGGCTGGACGCGGACAGCGGCCAGACCATCAAGGTCAACAACCCGGCCACCGGCGAGATCCTCGGCCATGTGCCGAAGATGGGCGCCGCCGAGACCCGTCGCGCCATCGAGGCCGCCGACCGCGCCCTGCCGGCCTGGCGCGCGCTGACCGCCAAGGAGCGCGCCAACAAGCTGCGCCGCTGGTTCGAGCTGCTGATGGAGAACCAGGACGACCTCGGCCGCCTGATGACCCTGGAGCAGGGCAAGCCGCTGGCCGAGGCCAAGGGCGAGATCGCCTACGCCGCCTCCTTCATCGAGTGGTTCGCCGAGGAAGCCAAGCGCGTCTACGGCGACGTGATTCCCGGCCACCAGCCGGACAAGCGCCTGATCGTGATCAAGCAGCCGATCGGCGTCACCGCGGCCATCACCCCGTGGAACTTCCCGGCGGCGATGATCACCCGCAAGGCCGGCCCGGCCCTGGCCGCCGGCTGCACCATGGTCATCAAGCCGGCCAGCCAGACGCCGTTCTCCGCCCTGGCCCTGGTGGCCCTGGCCGAGCGCGCCGGCATTCCCAAGGGCGTGCTCAGCGTGGTCACCGGCAGCGCCGGCGAAGTCGGCGGCGAGCTGACCAGCAACCCGATCGTGCGCAAGCTGTCGTTCACCGGCTCCACCGAGATCGGCCGCCAGCTGATGGCCGAGTGCGCCAAGGACATCAAGAAGGTGTCGCTGGAGCTGGGCGGCAACGCGCCGTTCATCGTCTTCGACGACGCCGACCTGGACAAGGCGGTGGAAGGCGCGCTGATCTCCAAGTACCGCAACAACGGCCAGACCTGCGTGTGCGCCAACCGCATCTACGTGCAGGACGGTGTGTACGACGCCTTCGCCGAGAAGCTGGCCGCCGCGGTGGCCAAGCTGCAGATCGGCAACGGCCTGGACGAGGGCACCACCACCGGCCCGCTGATCGATGAGAAGGCCGTGGCCAAGGTCCAGGAGCACATCGCCGACGCCCTGGGCAAGGGCGCCAAGCTGCTCACCGGCGGCAAGCCGCATGCCCTGGGCGGCAGCTTCTTCGAGCCGACCATCCTCACCGAGGTGCCGCTGAGCGCGGCGGTGGCCAAGGAGGAGACCTTCGGCCCGCTGGCGCCGCTGTTCCGCTTCAAGGACGAGGCCGAGGTGATCGCCATGTCCAACGACACCGAGTTCGGCCTGGCCTCCTACTTCTACGCCCGCGACCTGGGCCGGGTGTTCCGCGTGGCCGAGGCCCTGGAGTACGGCATGGTCGGCATCAACACCGGGCTGATCTCCAACGAGGTGGCGCCGTTCGGCGGGGTCAAGGCCTCCGGCCTGGGCCGCGAAGGCTCGAAGTACGGCATCGAGGACTACCTGGAGATCAAGTACCTCTGCCTGGGCATCTAAGCGCGACTAGGCTCCACGGGGCGAGTCAGCCCCTGGGGGTGTAGAGACATTATTTCCTGTGACCGGGAGGGCCGCAGCAGTCGATCATCGTATGCTGCTACGGCCCTGACCCGGTCGTTTCATCCTTGAACCACGCCGCACGATGAGCGGCGAATGAGGAACGCCATGAGCAAGACCAACGAATCCCTGATGCAGCGCCGCACCGCCGCCGTCCCGCGCGGCGTGGGCCAGATCCACCCGATCTTCGCCGACCGCGCGGAGAACGCCACGGTCACCGACGTCGAGGGCCGCGAGTTCATCGACTTCGCCGGCGGCATCGCCGTGCTCAACACCGGCCACCTGCACCCCAAGGTCATCGCCGCGGTGCAGGCGCAGCTGACCAAGCTGTCCCACACCTGCTTCCAGGTGCTGGCCTACGAGCCCTACGTCGAGGTCTGCGAGCAGGTCGCCGCCCGCGTGCCGGGCGATTTCGCCAAGAAGACCCTGCTGGTCACCACCGGCTCCGAGGCGGTGGAGAACGCGGTGAAGATCGCCCGCGCCGCCACCGGCCGCGCCGGGGTGATCGCCTTCACCGGCGGCTACCACGGCCGCACCATGATGACCCTGTCGCTGACCGGCAAGGTCGCGCCCTACTCCGCCGGCATGGGCCTGATGCCCGGCGGCGTCT encodes:
- the gabD gene encoding NADP-dependent succinate-semialdehyde dehydrogenase; the encoded protein is MQLKDTQLFRQQAYIDGQWLDADSGQTIKVNNPATGEILGHVPKMGAAETRRAIEAADRALPAWRALTAKERANKLRRWFELLMENQDDLGRLMTLEQGKPLAEAKGEIAYAASFIEWFAEEAKRVYGDVIPGHQPDKRLIVIKQPIGVTAAITPWNFPAAMITRKAGPALAAGCTMVIKPASQTPFSALALVALAERAGIPKGVLSVVTGSAGEVGGELTSNPIVRKLSFTGSTEIGRQLMAECAKDIKKVSLELGGNAPFIVFDDADLDKAVEGALISKYRNNGQTCVCANRIYVQDGVYDAFAEKLAAAVAKLQIGNGLDEGTTTGPLIDEKAVAKVQEHIADALGKGAKLLTGGKPHALGGSFFEPTILTEVPLSAAVAKEETFGPLAPLFRFKDEAEVIAMSNDTEFGLASYFYARDLGRVFRVAEALEYGMVGINTGLISNEVAPFGGVKASGLGREGSKYGIEDYLEIKYLCLGI
- the gpmI gene encoding 2,3-bisphosphoglycerate-independent phosphoglycerate mutase, with the translated sequence MPMTPKNPLALLILDGWGHSDDPAGNAIHRAHTPVWDQLLATCPHSRIATSGLAVGLPDGQMGNSEVGHMNLGAGRIVYQSLTRVDKAIEDGSFYSNPALVGAVDRAVSRNKAVHILGLLSPGGVHSHQAQIEAACALAARRGAARIFVHAFLDGRDTPPRSALASLTALNRQLEALGVGRIASLIGRYYAMDRDQRWDRIEQAYRLITEQLAAHRYPTAEHGLEAAYARGESDEFVQATLIAEDGSPGSKVEAGDALIFMNFRPDRSRQLSRCFCDAAFDAFERPLVLPPQDFVTLTRYAEDLDAACAFPPESLNNCLGDWLALHEKTQLRLAETEKYAHVTFFFNGGVEQPAKGEARILVPSPSVATYDLKPEMSAPEVTDHLVSAIEQGEYDLIVCNFANADMVGHTGDFDAAVKAVETLDQCLGRVLDALSARGGECLITADHGNVEQMADPNSGQAHTAHTTLPVPLVYVGPQQGRLALANGALCDIAPTLLELMGMAAPSEMSGKSLLIRESPNK